A window of the Lolium perenne isolate Kyuss_39 chromosome 7, Kyuss_2.0, whole genome shotgun sequence genome harbors these coding sequences:
- the LOC139833959 gene encoding uncharacterized protein: MEQYVRLWDLLSNVQLLPDSEDTITCSLTPNGCYSASSAYKVQFLASLPCQFGNIVWKTWAPPKCHFFAWLAVQNRLWTADRLAKRGWPHQPTFQLCRCTPETARHILFECRFSKRIWTTAASWLSCPDLINSLGVGRNKVLDYWQAITKATTSSPRGLRTAITLITWEIWKERNERVFNNRSSLPLVVMHKIREEGKDWILAGAKNLAELVG; encoded by the coding sequence ATGGAGCAATACGTCCGCCTTTGGGATCTTCTCTCTAATGTCCAGCTCCTCCCAGACTCGGAGGACACCATAACCTGTTCCTTGACCCCTAATGGATGCTACTCGGCCAGCTCTGCCTACAAAGTCCAGTTCCTCGCCTCTTTGCCATGTCAGTTCGGCAACATTGTCTGGAAGACTTGGGCACCCCCAAAGTGCCATTTCTTCGCCTGGCTCGCCGTCCAAAATCGCCTTTGGACCGCGGATCGCCTTGCAAAACGCGGATGGCCACATCAACCTACCTTCCAGCTGTGCAGATGCACTCCCGAGACGGCGCGTCACATCCTCTTCGaatgtcgtttctccaagaggatcTGGACGACCGCGGCCTCCTGGCTCTCCTGTCCGGATCTTATCAACAGCCTGGGGGTTGGTAGGAATAAGGTGCTTGACTATTGGCAAGCCATCACCAAGGCCACCACCTCTTCCCCCAGAGGTTTGCGAACTGCCATCACGCTTATCACCTGGGAGATTTGGAAGGAAAGGAATGAGCGGGTTTTCAACAACAGATCCTCTTTACCTTTGGTCGTCATGCATAAGATTAGGGAGGAAGGGAAGGACTGGATCCTCGCTGGCGCTAAGAACTTGGCGGAGCTTGTAGGCTGA